One Comamonas endophytica DNA window includes the following coding sequences:
- a CDS encoding DUF349 domain-containing protein, with product MSDAPEVNPAPAKTSETHPLDALTGGAFSAETSGERASRIRDWLATQPAQDQLQEVFKELSVRDKGAARAVRERLDEIRRLETQEKIGVEWADKARQLLEAEKLNIADAIAWQRDAAKAGAALSREPLSVFKAQLAERVKVIEDLQHRVQVQREAAVLLAQRIEVLSTKPWRDAAAALEALSADVAHWQAQAAELTGDANWVSVDAKFPPQLENSRKQLLVVWDAFQSALALTQAAAQDEQAELPPVPVWADELRVARGLPAEAAVVAAKTAAAPAKPAAAPRAKPASKVAPEVAEAAVQAVRQALAELTALTSAAGEQPAQEAAPVDTAAVDAAAVDTAPSETTPAEPQAPAAPAAPAAARGKQAKAIAQLRAVLKQQGRHVNAELGAEVNAALLAAGDAQGWQGWKADSVREELVQQAESLLNRPDGQALGGRKMQESLRSLREQWKQADQGAPANHALWKRFDEACNAAHKVVEAWLDRVRSEAANNKAQRVQLIEEVKAWAAAQGDSTDWKSMSRSLRQFGERWRDGGHVGEKMFAELQPLWKQAIAAAEAPLHAAQKASLARRHAMIDEAVALGEAPTLRIDAVKALQQRWQAEAQAVPLDRKHEQKLWDAFRKPLDDAFNRKGSERGSRAQVELSERDRQVLDASKALEAANASGDAQQIRAAMTALEAALHSQAQAQESAAKADAAKVEAAPAADADAGAEAAAKPAAVHKPVVAVRGDDRPGMKKEAPAAAGRPGRPGERRDSRDSRDGRPGGDRGGRFGDRGDRPMREDRGPRLADPAFRAQRDALEHAQAALRKLAVQAHGEALTQLLNAWEKRDAEQLPSVQELGGRVTPQVRSAWAKSIAAPVAGDAGEALLRLEMAADVPTPAEQITARRTLQLQLLTRRNDPSPAETWGQDAARVLASARDEGSARRLQNALKALLRK from the coding sequence ATGTCTGACGCCCCTGAAGTGAACCCGGCCCCGGCCAAGACCTCTGAAACGCATCCTCTTGATGCGCTGACCGGCGGCGCGTTTTCCGCAGAAACCTCGGGTGAGCGTGCGTCGCGCATCCGGGACTGGCTTGCGACCCAGCCCGCACAAGACCAACTGCAGGAGGTGTTCAAGGAGCTCAGCGTGCGCGACAAGGGCGCGGCCCGCGCGGTGCGCGAGCGGCTCGATGAAATCCGCCGCCTGGAAACCCAGGAAAAGATCGGCGTCGAATGGGCCGACAAGGCGCGCCAGCTGCTGGAGGCCGAGAAGCTCAACATCGCCGATGCCATCGCCTGGCAGCGCGACGCCGCCAAGGCCGGCGCGGCGCTGTCGCGCGAGCCCCTGTCCGTGTTCAAGGCCCAGTTGGCCGAACGCGTGAAGGTCATCGAGGACCTGCAGCACCGCGTGCAGGTTCAGCGCGAAGCCGCCGTCTTGCTGGCCCAGCGCATCGAAGTGCTGTCGACCAAGCCCTGGCGCGATGCCGCGGCCGCGCTCGAGGCACTGAGCGCCGACGTCGCGCACTGGCAGGCCCAGGCGGCAGAGCTCACGGGCGATGCCAACTGGGTCAGCGTGGACGCGAAGTTCCCGCCCCAGCTGGAGAACTCGCGCAAGCAGCTGCTGGTGGTCTGGGATGCGTTCCAGTCCGCCCTGGCGCTGACGCAGGCCGCGGCCCAGGACGAACAAGCCGAGCTGCCGCCGGTGCCGGTCTGGGCCGATGAGCTGCGCGTGGCGCGCGGCCTGCCCGCCGAAGCCGCCGTGGTGGCTGCCAAGACCGCTGCCGCGCCGGCCAAGCCGGCTGCGGCACCGCGCGCCAAGCCGGCCTCCAAGGTGGCGCCCGAAGTGGCCGAGGCCGCCGTGCAGGCCGTGCGCCAGGCACTGGCCGAGCTGACGGCCCTCACTTCCGCCGCCGGCGAACAGCCTGCGCAGGAAGCGGCCCCGGTGGATACCGCCGCGGTGGATGCCGCCGCGGTGGACACCGCCCCTTCGGAAACGACCCCCGCCGAGCCCCAGGCGCCTGCAGCACCTGCAGCGCCGGCCGCCGCCAGGGGCAAGCAGGCCAAGGCCATTGCCCAGCTGCGCGCCGTGCTCAAGCAGCAAGGCCGCCATGTCAATGCCGAACTGGGTGCCGAAGTCAATGCCGCGCTGCTGGCCGCGGGCGATGCCCAGGGCTGGCAGGGCTGGAAGGCCGACTCGGTGCGCGAGGAGCTGGTGCAGCAGGCCGAATCGCTGCTCAACCGTCCCGACGGCCAGGCGCTGGGCGGCCGCAAGATGCAGGAGTCGCTGCGCAGCCTGCGCGAGCAGTGGAAGCAGGCCGACCAGGGCGCGCCCGCCAATCATGCGCTGTGGAAGCGTTTCGACGAGGCCTGCAATGCCGCGCACAAGGTGGTCGAAGCCTGGCTGGACCGCGTGCGCAGCGAAGCCGCCAACAACAAGGCGCAGCGCGTGCAGCTGATCGAGGAAGTCAAGGCCTGGGCGGCAGCGCAGGGCGACTCGACGGACTGGAAGAGCATGTCCCGCAGCCTGCGCCAATTCGGCGAACGCTGGCGCGATGGCGGCCATGTCGGCGAAAAGATGTTTGCCGAGCTGCAGCCGCTGTGGAAGCAGGCCATTGCCGCCGCCGAGGCGCCGCTGCATGCCGCGCAGAAGGCCAGCCTGGCCCGCCGCCACGCCATGATCGACGAGGCCGTGGCGCTGGGCGAGGCCCCGACGCTGCGCATCGACGCCGTCAAGGCGCTGCAGCAGCGCTGGCAGGCCGAGGCGCAGGCCGTGCCGCTGGACCGCAAGCACGAGCAAAAGCTCTGGGATGCCTTCCGCAAGCCGCTGGACGATGCCTTCAACCGCAAGGGCAGCGAACGGGGCAGCCGCGCACAGGTCGAGCTCAGCGAGCGCGACCGCCAGGTGCTCGATGCCTCCAAGGCGCTGGAAGCCGCCAACGCCAGCGGCGATGCGCAGCAGATCCGCGCGGCCATGACGGCGCTGGAAGCAGCTTTGCACAGCCAGGCGCAGGCGCAGGAATCCGCCGCCAAAGCTGACGCAGCCAAGGTCGAAGCAGCTCCGGCTGCCGATGCCGATGCTGGCGCCGAAGCGGCTGCCAAGCCCGCCGCGGTGCACAAGCCCGTGGTGGCGGTGCGCGGCGATGACCGTCCCGGCATGAAGAAGGAAGCGCCTGCGGCCGCGGGGCGCCCCGGCCGTCCTGGCGAGCGCCGCGACAGCCGCGACAGCCGCGATGGCCGCCCTGGTGGCGACCGTGGCGGGCGTTTCGGCGATCGTGGCGACCGCCCGATGCGCGAAGACCGCGGCCCGCGCCTGGCCGATCCGGCCTTCCGCGCGCAGCGCGACGCGCTCGAGCATGCCCAGGCGGCGCTGCGCAAGCTCGCCGTGCAGGCCCATGGCGAAGCCCTGACCCAGCTGCTCAATGCCTGGGAAAAGCGCGATGCCGAGCAGCTGCCCAGCGTACAGGAACTCGGCGGCCGCGTGACCCCGCAGGTGCGCAGCGCCTGGGCCAAGTCGATCGCGGCACCCGTGGCCGGCGATGCGGGCGAAGCCCTGCTGCGCCTGGAGATGGCCGCCGACGTGCCCACGCCCGCCGAGCAGATCACGGCGCGCCGTACGCTGCAACTGCAGTTGCTGACGCGCCGCAACGATCCCTCGCCTGCCGAGACCTGGGGCCAGGATGCCGCCCGCGTGCTGGCCAGCGCGCGCGACGAGGGCAGCGCCCGCCGCCTGCAGAATGCGCTCAAGGCCCTGCTGCGCAAGTAA